A stretch of Microbacterium sp. LWH3-1.2 DNA encodes these proteins:
- the nrdF gene encoding class 1b ribonucleoside-diphosphate reductase subunit beta: MSEKLQLLDHVQAINWNRIQDDKDLEVWNRLVNNFWLPEKVPLSNDIQSWNTLTPEEQALTMRVFTGLTLLDTIQGTVGAVSLIPDAITPHEEAVYTNIAFMESVHAKSYSSIFSTLCSTKEIDEAFRWSVENENLQKKAQIVMEYYRGDEPLKRKVASTLLESFLFYSGFYLPMHWSSRAKLTNTADLIRLIIRDEAVHGYYIGYKFQRGLETVDQAKRDEIKDYTFSLLYELYDNEVQYTQDLYDGVGLTEDVKKFLHYNANKALMNLGYEAMFPSTVTNVNPAILSALSPNADENHDFFSGSGSSYVIGKAEATEDEDWDF, translated from the coding sequence ATGAGCGAGAAGCTCCAGCTCCTGGACCACGTCCAGGCGATCAACTGGAACCGTATCCAGGACGACAAGGACCTCGAGGTGTGGAACCGCCTCGTGAACAACTTCTGGCTGCCCGAGAAGGTGCCGCTGTCGAACGACATACAGTCGTGGAATACGCTCACCCCTGAGGAGCAGGCCCTCACGATGCGCGTGTTCACGGGGCTCACGCTCCTCGACACGATCCAGGGCACGGTGGGCGCGGTGTCGCTCATCCCCGACGCGATCACCCCGCACGAAGAGGCCGTCTACACGAACATCGCGTTCATGGAGTCGGTGCACGCGAAGTCGTACTCGTCGATCTTCTCGACGCTGTGCTCGACGAAGGAGATCGACGAGGCGTTCCGCTGGTCGGTCGAGAACGAGAACCTTCAGAAGAAGGCTCAGATCGTCATGGAGTACTACCGCGGCGACGAGCCCCTCAAGCGCAAGGTCGCCTCGACCCTGCTCGAGTCGTTCCTCTTCTACTCGGGCTTCTACCTGCCGATGCACTGGTCGAGCCGGGCGAAGCTGACCAACACGGCCGACCTCATCCGCCTCATCATCCGCGACGAGGCCGTGCACGGCTATTACATCGGCTACAAGTTCCAGCGGGGGCTCGAGACGGTCGACCAGGCCAAGCGCGACGAGATCAAGGACTACACGTTCTCGCTGCTCTACGAGCTCTACGACAACGAGGTGCAGTACACGCAGGACCTCTACGACGGCGTCGGCCTCACCGAGGACGTCAAGAAGTTCCTGCACTACAACGCCAACAAAGCCCTTATGAACCTGGGCTACGAGGCGATGTTCCCCTCGACCGTCACGAACGTGAACCCTGCGATCTTGTCGGCCCTGTCACCGAACGCAGATGAGAACCACGACTTCTTCAGCGGTTCGGGCTCGTCGTACGTCATCGGCAAGGCGGAGGCCACCGAGGACGAGGACTGGGATTTCTAA
- the nrdE gene encoding class 1b ribonucleoside-diphosphate reductase subunit alpha, translating to MVGTLTQTDCKTQARFSGLDYHALNAMLNLYDADGKIQFDADKRAAREYFLQHVNQNTVFFHSLKERLDYLVEKEYYEGAVLEKYSFEYIQKLNDLAYSKKFRFETFLGAFKYYTSYTLKTFDGKRYLERFEDRVVMTALALADGDEKLATALVEEIISGRFQPATPTFLNAGKAQRGELVSCFLLRIEDNMESIARGINSALQLSKRGGGVALLLSNIRESGAPIKQIENQSSGIIPVMKLLEDSFSYANQLGARQGAGAVYLNAHHPDIMRFLDTKRENADEKIRIKTLSLGVVVPDITFELAKNGEDMYLFSPYDVERVYGVPFGDVSVTEKYREMVDDPRIKKTKINAREFFQTLAEIQFESGYPYIMFEDTVNKANPIKGRINMSNLCSEILQVNTPTTFNEDLSYDQIGKDISCNLGSLNIALAMDGGDLAKTVDTSIRALTAVSDQSHIRSVRSIEDGNDRSHAIGLGQMNLHGYLAREHVYYGSEEGVDFTNIYFYSVLFHALTASNKIAIERGETFDGFADSTYASGEFFDKYIDQEWAPATAKVAEMFDGHHIPTQDDWRALKASIQQHGIYNQNLQAVPPTGSISYINNSTSSIHPIAAKIEIRKEGKLGRVYYPAAFMTNDNLEYYQDAYEIGYEKVIDTYAAATQHVDQGLSLTLFFKDTATTRDINKAQIYAWRKGIKTIYYIRLRQMALEGTDMSECVSCTL from the coding sequence ATGGTGGGAACTCTGACGCAGACCGACTGCAAGACACAGGCACGCTTCTCTGGGCTGGACTACCACGCCCTCAACGCGATGCTCAATCTGTACGACGCCGACGGCAAGATCCAGTTCGACGCCGACAAGCGCGCGGCGCGGGAGTACTTCCTGCAGCACGTGAACCAGAACACGGTGTTCTTCCACTCGCTCAAGGAGCGGCTCGACTACCTGGTCGAGAAGGAGTACTACGAGGGCGCCGTGCTCGAGAAGTACTCGTTCGAATACATCCAGAAGCTCAACGACCTCGCCTACTCGAAGAAGTTCCGCTTCGAGACGTTCCTCGGGGCGTTCAAGTACTACACGAGCTACACGCTCAAGACCTTCGACGGCAAGCGCTACCTCGAGCGCTTCGAGGACCGCGTCGTCATGACCGCGCTCGCGCTGGCCGATGGCGACGAGAAGCTGGCCACCGCGCTGGTGGAGGAGATCATCTCGGGTCGGTTCCAGCCCGCGACTCCCACGTTCCTCAACGCCGGCAAGGCGCAGCGCGGCGAGCTCGTCTCGTGCTTCCTGCTGCGGATCGAAGACAACATGGAGTCGATCGCCCGTGGCATCAACTCGGCCCTGCAGTTGTCCAAGCGCGGCGGCGGCGTGGCTCTGCTGCTGTCGAACATCCGCGAGTCGGGTGCGCCGATCAAGCAGATCGAGAACCAGTCCAGCGGCATCATCCCCGTGATGAAGCTCCTCGAGGACTCCTTCTCGTACGCCAATCAGCTCGGCGCGCGTCAGGGCGCGGGTGCGGTGTACCTCAATGCGCACCACCCCGACATCATGCGGTTCCTCGACACCAAACGCGAGAACGCCGACGAGAAGATCCGCATCAAGACGCTGTCGCTGGGCGTCGTCGTTCCCGACATCACGTTCGAGCTCGCCAAGAACGGCGAGGACATGTACCTCTTCTCCCCGTACGACGTCGAGCGCGTCTACGGCGTGCCGTTCGGCGACGTCTCCGTCACCGAGAAGTACCGCGAGATGGTCGACGACCCGCGCATCAAGAAGACGAAGATCAACGCCCGCGAGTTCTTCCAGACCCTCGCCGAGATCCAGTTCGAGTCGGGCTACCCGTACATCATGTTCGAGGACACGGTGAACAAGGCCAACCCGATCAAGGGCCGGATCAACATGTCCAACCTGTGCTCCGAGATCCTGCAGGTCAACACGCCCACCACGTTCAACGAGGACCTGTCGTACGACCAGATCGGCAAGGACATCTCGTGCAACCTGGGCTCGCTCAACATCGCCCTGGCGATGGATGGCGGCGACCTCGCGAAGACGGTGGACACCAGCATCCGTGCCCTCACCGCGGTGAGCGACCAGAGCCACATCCGCTCGGTCCGCTCCATCGAGGACGGCAACGACCGCTCGCACGCGATCGGCCTGGGCCAGATGAACCTGCACGGCTACCTCGCCCGTGAGCACGTCTACTACGGGTCGGAAGAGGGCGTCGACTTCACGAACATCTACTTCTATTCGGTGCTGTTCCACGCGCTGACGGCCTCGAACAAGATCGCCATCGAGCGCGGCGAGACCTTCGACGGGTTCGCCGACTCGACGTACGCGTCGGGCGAGTTCTTCGACAAGTACATCGACCAGGAGTGGGCGCCTGCGACGGCCAAGGTCGCCGAGATGTTCGACGGCCACCACATCCCCACGCAGGATGACTGGCGTGCGTTGAAGGCCTCGATCCAGCAGCACGGCATCTACAACCAGAACCTGCAGGCGGTGCCGCCGACCGGCTCGATCTCGTACATCAACAACTCGACGTCGTCGATCCACCCGATCGCGGCGAAGATCGAGATCCGCAAGGAAGGCAAGCTCGGCCGCGTCTACTACCCGGCCGCGTTCATGACGAACGACAACCTGGAGTACTACCAGGACGCGTACGAGATCGGCTACGAGAAGGTCATCGACACCTACGCCGCCGCCACCCAGCATGTCGACCAGGGTCTGTCGCTCACGCTGTTCTTCAAGGACACCGCGACCACGCGCGACATCAACAAGGCCCAGATCTACGCCTGGCGCAAGGGCATCAAGACGATCTACTACATCCGCCTCCGCCAGATGGCGCTCGAGGGCACGGACATGAGCGAGTGCGTCTCGTGCACGCTCTGA
- the nrdI gene encoding class Ib ribonucleoside-diphosphate reductase assembly flavoprotein NrdI, with protein MSALAAPGVATSAPLLVYFSSVSGNTARFIEKLGARAVRIPLHSTDPVLVVDEPYVLVTPTYGGGQGRGVEKGAVPKQVIRFLNDERNRNLIRGVISAGNTNFGDHFCVAGDIISRKCHVPHLYRLEVFGTPEDVERVNAGLERWWEL; from the coding sequence ATGTCTGCTCTCGCGGCGCCAGGCGTCGCGACGAGCGCGCCACTGCTGGTCTACTTCTCGAGCGTGTCGGGCAACACGGCGCGTTTCATCGAGAAACTCGGCGCGCGAGCGGTCCGGATCCCGCTTCACTCGACGGATCCGGTGCTCGTGGTCGACGAGCCCTACGTCCTTGTGACACCCACCTATGGCGGAGGCCAGGGCAGGGGAGTCGAGAAGGGCGCCGTTCCGAAGCAGGTCATCCGGTTCCTCAACGACGAGCGCAACCGCAACCTCATCCGCGGGGTCATCTCCGCGGGGAACACCAACTTCGGCGACCACTTCTGCGTCGCCGGCGACATCATCAGCCGTAAGTGTCACGTGCCGCACTTGTACCGGCTAGAGGTATTCGGCACGCCCGAAGATGTGGAACGCGTGAACGCGGGATTGGAACGATGGTGGGAACTCTGA
- the nrdH gene encoding glutaredoxin-like protein NrdH — MAITVYTKPACVQCTATYRALDSKGIEYEIHDLSEDPAALEQVKALGYLQAPVVITDEDHWSGFRPDKIDELASRLA; from the coding sequence ATGGCGATCACGGTTTACACGAAGCCCGCGTGCGTGCAGTGCACGGCGACGTATCGAGCACTCGACTCCAAGGGGATCGAGTACGAAATCCACGACCTCTCGGAGGACCCCGCGGCCCTCGAGCAGGTCAAGGCGCTGGGCTACCTCCAGGCGCCGGTCGTCATCACCGATGAGGACCACTGGTCGGGCTTCCGCCCCGACAAGATCGACGAGCTCGCCTCACGTCTGGCCTGA
- a CDS encoding MFS transporter has protein sequence MAGYREVLRTPGVARIIAAQLTARFPNGMISLVILLHIEGITGSYGAAGVVLAAVSIGQALAGPVTSRWMGRWGMRRVLTLTTAVAAASLTAIAFLVAPVPVYIVLGFIAGAATPPIVAAVRTIYAKMVNSTQLTALYSLDASLQEFIWILAPVLITFVATQAGTVVGLMLVVVVLVAGGAWFILSPEVGRVRIPRSKRSFGKVLTRPPILLATVIGFLLIGSFAAVEASVVATFDHGGLEAGLVLAVFSIGSLAGGLTFGHLPMGRWAMARRLTVVAIGLALTALWVNVWWIGATLFLAGIGIAPALAVLSAVTTASVKFSDTAEAFGWVGTGQLIGAAAGSAVAGILIDGPGGVTAAYTSAAAFCALGLLVAIVFARGLPDLRVRGASPIPDTEPVTTIG, from the coding sequence GTGGCCGGCTACAGGGAAGTTCTCCGCACCCCCGGGGTGGCCCGTATCATCGCGGCTCAGCTGACTGCTCGCTTCCCCAACGGGATGATCAGCCTCGTCATCCTCCTGCATATCGAGGGGATCACCGGCTCGTACGGCGCGGCAGGCGTGGTCCTCGCGGCGGTGTCGATCGGCCAGGCGCTCGCCGGCCCGGTCACGAGCCGCTGGATGGGCCGCTGGGGCATGCGCAGGGTGCTCACGCTCACCACCGCAGTGGCCGCCGCCTCGCTGACCGCGATCGCGTTCCTCGTCGCGCCCGTCCCGGTCTACATCGTCCTCGGCTTCATCGCGGGCGCCGCGACGCCGCCGATCGTCGCGGCGGTGCGCACCATCTACGCCAAGATGGTCAACTCCACGCAGCTGACCGCGCTGTACTCTCTGGACGCCTCGCTGCAGGAGTTCATCTGGATCCTCGCCCCGGTGCTCATCACCTTCGTCGCGACGCAGGCCGGCACGGTCGTCGGCCTCATGCTGGTCGTGGTGGTCCTGGTGGCAGGCGGCGCCTGGTTCATCCTCTCCCCCGAGGTCGGGCGCGTGCGCATCCCGCGCAGCAAGCGCTCATTCGGCAAGGTGCTGACACGGCCGCCGATCCTGCTGGCGACGGTCATCGGCTTCCTGCTCATCGGCTCGTTCGCGGCCGTCGAGGCGAGCGTGGTGGCGACCTTCGACCACGGCGGACTCGAGGCGGGACTCGTCCTTGCGGTGTTCTCGATCGGCAGCCTCGCCGGCGGCCTCACCTTCGGGCACCTGCCGATGGGCCGCTGGGCCATGGCACGGCGCCTGACGGTCGTGGCCATCGGGCTCGCCCTCACCGCGCTGTGGGTCAACGTGTGGTGGATCGGCGCCACGCTCTTCCTCGCGGGCATCGGCATCGCGCCGGCCCTCGCTGTGCTCTCAGCGGTCACGACCGCGAGCGTCAAGTTCAGCGACACCGCAGAGGCGTTCGGGTGGGTCGGCACGGGCCAGCTCATCGGCGCGGCGGCCGGCTCGGCCGTGGCCGGCATCCTCATCGACGGCCCGGGCGGCGTCACAGCGGCGTACACGTCCGCCGCGGCGTTCTGCGCGCTGGGCCTGCTCGTCGCCATCGTGTTCGCGCGCGGCCTTCCCGACCTGCGCGTGCGCGGCGCGAGCCCGATTCCCGACACCGAGCCGGTGACGACCATCGGCTGA
- a CDS encoding pilus assembly protein CpaE has product MISTEMAIALREAGLVWHPRSGDRFQLDEPEFEADVFTVSEMTIEPREYPTGRILAFNGTTEWALDSVALEDALWLPHEHQLRELLRGAFRSLRRLPDNHEVEIVLGGQRRVFEHPEPADAYALALLELLRRLA; this is encoded by the coding sequence GTGATCTCGACGGAAATGGCGATCGCGCTGCGCGAAGCGGGCCTGGTGTGGCACCCGCGCTCGGGCGACCGCTTCCAGCTCGATGAGCCGGAGTTCGAGGCGGACGTCTTCACCGTCAGCGAGATGACGATCGAGCCGCGCGAGTACCCGACCGGCCGCATCCTCGCCTTCAACGGCACGACCGAGTGGGCGCTGGATTCCGTCGCCCTCGAGGACGCGCTGTGGCTGCCCCACGAGCACCAGCTGCGCGAACTCTTGCGGGGTGCGTTCCGGTCGCTTCGGCGGCTGCCCGACAACCACGAGGTCGAGATCGTGCTCGGTGGCCAGCGGCGGGTGTTCGAGCATCCCGAGCCCGCGGACGCCTACGCCCTCGCCCTCCTGGAACTGCTGCGCCGCCTCGCCTGA
- a CDS encoding MarR family winged helix-turn-helix transcriptional regulator yields MPQNVVRREGEHLYSMEPQSEAGRLLSEAILHLRRAERHQSDRAVRASGMSNVDLTALRYLVQGMRDERDLGPKDLIVMLDTSSATVTNVVERLVARDYIRRVQHPTDRRAHFLVPTEEAVRCVDDAFAAHHSTIVDVIDHLPDDEAQVAASVLTKIADALDTVS; encoded by the coding sequence ATGCCCCAGAACGTCGTACGCCGGGAGGGTGAGCATCTGTACTCGATGGAGCCGCAGTCAGAGGCCGGCAGACTGCTGAGCGAGGCCATCCTGCATCTGCGGCGTGCGGAGCGACACCAGTCCGACCGCGCCGTGCGCGCGTCCGGGATGTCGAACGTGGATCTCACCGCGCTCCGCTACCTCGTCCAAGGCATGCGCGACGAGCGCGACCTCGGTCCCAAAGACCTCATCGTGATGCTCGACACTTCCAGCGCCACGGTCACCAACGTGGTCGAGCGTCTGGTCGCCCGTGACTACATCCGGCGCGTCCAGCACCCCACCGACCGGCGGGCGCACTTCCTCGTCCCGACCGAGGAGGCCGTGCGGTGCGTCGACGACGCCTTTGCGGCACACCACTCCACGATCGTCGACGTCATCGACCACCTCCCCGACGACGAGGCCCAGGTCGCCGCAAGCGTGCTCACGAAGATCGCCGACGCGCTCGATACCGTGAGCTGA
- a CDS encoding alpha/beta fold hydrolase codes for MPAPVALPRLSWGAASAGRRALLIHGLGSNGALMWRYGAALADAGWRADAVDLRGHGTAPRTLDYTLDSYAADVAATRPDAGAGAGIWDLVIGHSLGGAASVLAAAADPSWTRRLVLIDPALALTDHDRDIVRDSQTRSFDDPSQAAVRAEHPDWHPQDIELKALSAQQASRWAVEQTSAQNPDWDVTDAALQVAVPTHVIASDPGVYSIFRGKPAEAAVAPNPHFSVSVVADAGHSPHRDRPEATIEALFAVLA; via the coding sequence ATGCCCGCCCCCGTCGCCCTTCCCCGCCTGTCGTGGGGCGCGGCCTCCGCTGGGCGCCGCGCACTGCTCATCCATGGTCTCGGCTCGAACGGAGCGCTCATGTGGCGCTACGGCGCGGCACTCGCCGATGCCGGATGGCGAGCGGATGCCGTGGACCTGCGCGGACACGGCACGGCCCCGCGCACGCTGGACTACACGCTCGACTCCTACGCCGCGGACGTCGCGGCGACTCGCCCCGACGCCGGGGCCGGGGCCGGTATATGGGATCTCGTGATCGGCCACTCGCTGGGGGGCGCAGCATCCGTCCTCGCTGCCGCGGCCGACCCGTCATGGACGCGTCGTCTCGTCCTGATCGACCCCGCGCTCGCGCTCACGGATCACGATCGCGACATCGTGCGCGACAGCCAGACCCGCTCGTTCGACGACCCGTCGCAGGCGGCCGTGCGGGCCGAGCACCCCGACTGGCACCCGCAGGACATCGAGCTGAAGGCCCTGTCGGCGCAGCAGGCCAGCCGTTGGGCGGTCGAGCAGACGAGCGCGCAGAATCCGGACTGGGACGTGACGGATGCTGCACTCCAGGTCGCCGTGCCGACCCACGTGATCGCGTCGGATCCCGGCGTGTACTCGATCTTCCGCGGCAAGCCGGCAGAGGCCGCCGTGGCGCCGAACCCGCATTTCTCGGTCTCGGTCGTCGCCGATGCAGGACACTCGCCTCACCGCGACCGGCCGGAGGCCACGATCGAGGCGCTGTTCGCCGTGCTCGCCTGA
- a CDS encoding TIGR00341 family protein, translating into MATLSEMLQALIPPTQRQSAAQVTEALDLGAGDRAGKRSGFLIMLTLAGIIAIAGVLTDSTATVIGAMIIAPLGTPILAIGLGIVTGHLRLVVRSILWVLLGLAIVIVLGLAFSVFVATPESLETNSQVLGRTSPSFMDLVAALATGFAGGFAMCRRDLSAILPGVAIAISLVPPLGVVGVCAGQGLWADALGALWLFLSNVVALVIAGSIVFTLAGYARDPGSSPVANRRRAYVIVTVLAVVITVPLAVNSAVAVALARWSVAIQDATTQWLDDEGARVYGVNWSGATATVAITTDDGTTPPIDELRESLASVLPSLVGVVIDVGQGVEIPVQ; encoded by the coding sequence ATGGCGACGCTCTCGGAGATGCTCCAGGCGCTCATCCCGCCGACCCAGCGTCAGAGCGCGGCGCAGGTGACCGAGGCGCTCGACCTCGGCGCAGGCGACCGCGCCGGCAAACGCAGCGGCTTCCTCATCATGCTGACGCTGGCGGGCATCATCGCGATCGCCGGCGTGCTGACCGACTCCACCGCGACGGTCATCGGCGCGATGATCATCGCGCCGCTCGGGACCCCGATCCTGGCGATCGGCCTCGGGATCGTCACCGGTCACCTCCGCCTGGTGGTGCGCTCCATCCTGTGGGTGCTGCTGGGCCTTGCCATCGTGATCGTGCTGGGCCTCGCCTTCTCCGTCTTCGTCGCGACGCCTGAGAGCCTCGAGACCAACTCGCAGGTGCTCGGCCGCACCTCGCCGAGCTTCATGGACCTCGTCGCGGCGCTCGCCACCGGCTTCGCGGGCGGCTTCGCGATGTGCCGACGGGACCTCAGCGCCATCCTCCCCGGCGTTGCGATCGCGATCTCGCTCGTCCCGCCGCTCGGCGTCGTCGGCGTGTGCGCCGGGCAGGGGCTGTGGGCAGACGCCCTCGGTGCGCTGTGGCTGTTCCTCTCCAACGTCGTCGCCCTCGTGATCGCCGGCAGCATCGTCTTCACGCTGGCGGGCTACGCGCGTGACCCAGGCTCGTCGCCGGTCGCCAACCGGCGCCGCGCCTACGTCATCGTCACCGTGCTGGCGGTGGTGATCACGGTGCCGCTGGCGGTGAACTCGGCGGTGGCGGTGGCGCTGGCCAGGTGGTCGGTGGCGATCCAGGACGCGACGACGCAATGGCTCGACGACGAGGGTGCCCGGGTGTACGGGGTCAACTGGTCGGGGGCGACGGCCACCGTCGCGATCACGACCGACGACGGCACGACACCCCCGATCGACGAGCTCCGCGAGTCGCTCGCGAGCGTGCTGCCGTCTCTCGTCGGGGTCGTCATCGATGTCGGTCAGGGCGTCGAGATCCCTGTCCAGTAG
- a CDS encoding acyl-CoA dehydrogenase family protein: MASFEPSEILTDELLGRFRARAVVHDRENTFPGDDLADLKDAGYLAILVPQELGGSGLGLAEASVLQQRLAGAAPATALAINMHLVWTGVAKVLADRGIDALRFVQEGAAAGEVFAFGISEAGNDLVLFGSGTDAAPLPDGGYSFTGTKIFTSLAPVWTQLGLHGLDTSSEDAPRMIYAFVPRAEVQAGRIVVRDDWDTLGMRGTQSRTTELRDAVAPADRIVRRLAPGPNPDPLVFGIFSVFEILLASVYTGIAHRALDLAVAAAGRRTSKRTGKPYSQDPDIRWRIADMALAYDALPLQIDALARDVDALADHGAGWFSLLAGLKHRAVTAAKQIVDDAVLVAGGASYFSADELSRLYRDVLAGLFHPSDPESAHSTVATAWLGPVED; the protein is encoded by the coding sequence GTGGCGTCCTTCGAACCGAGTGAGATTCTGACCGACGAGCTGCTGGGGCGCTTCCGCGCCCGGGCGGTCGTGCACGATCGCGAGAACACCTTCCCTGGCGACGACCTCGCGGACCTGAAGGATGCCGGCTATCTCGCGATCCTCGTGCCGCAGGAGCTCGGCGGGTCCGGGCTGGGGCTGGCCGAGGCATCCGTCCTCCAGCAGCGTCTGGCGGGCGCGGCCCCGGCGACGGCCCTCGCGATAAACATGCACTTGGTGTGGACCGGCGTCGCGAAGGTGCTCGCCGACCGGGGCATCGACGCGCTGCGGTTCGTGCAGGAGGGTGCTGCCGCCGGCGAGGTGTTCGCGTTCGGGATCAGCGAGGCGGGCAACGATCTGGTGCTGTTCGGGAGTGGCACGGATGCTGCGCCCCTCCCCGACGGCGGATACTCCTTCACCGGCACCAAGATCTTCACGTCGCTCGCGCCGGTGTGGACGCAGCTGGGGCTGCACGGGTTGGACACCTCGTCTGAGGATGCACCGCGGATGATCTACGCGTTCGTGCCGCGCGCCGAGGTGCAGGCGGGCCGCATCGTCGTGCGCGACGACTGGGACACGCTCGGCATGCGGGGCACGCAGTCGCGCACGACCGAGCTGCGCGACGCCGTGGCGCCGGCCGACCGGATCGTGCGGCGACTCGCCCCCGGACCGAACCCCGACCCGCTCGTGTTCGGCATCTTCAGCGTCTTCGAGATCCTCCTGGCGTCGGTGTACACCGGGATCGCGCACCGGGCCCTCGACCTCGCGGTCGCCGCCGCAGGCAGGCGGACCTCGAAACGCACCGGCAAGCCGTACAGCCAGGATCCCGACATCCGCTGGCGCATCGCCGACATGGCGCTCGCGTACGACGCCCTCCCCCTTCAGATCGACGCGCTCGCCCGCGACGTCGACGCGCTCGCCGATCACGGGGCGGGGTGGTTCTCGCTGCTCGCAGGTCTCAAGCACCGGGCGGTGACGGCCGCGAAGCAGATCGTCGACGACGCCGTGCTGGTGGCAGGCGGGGCCTCCTACTTCTCGGCGGACGAGCTGAGCCGCCTCTACCGCGACGTGCTCGCGGGCCTCTTCCATCCGTCCGACCCGGAGTCCGCCCACTCCACCGTCGCGACGGCATGGCTCGGGCCGGTCGAGGACTGA
- a CDS encoding DUF445 domain-containing protein: protein MSPTPTRLLSPADQERRQALRAMKGVALGALVFMAVLFAFSFAFQQDVPALAYVRAAAEGGMVGALADWFAVTALFRHPLGIPIPHTAIIPSRKDEIGRTLGEFVETEFLRADVVRTKLDQTAIAARLGEWLSAPVHAERVAAEASVMAGSVLRALSDDDVRDVIEELAREHLIAPEWGPPLGEWLERIIDAGAHHGAVDLAADTIGAWLAANKSSFTGVVSRRLPAWVPSVAHRFVDDTVYNEAVKFVAAVKADPRHPARVAIDGYLGRLAGNLQHDPATIGRFEDAKLAVFDSPRVRELAGEAWRTAKTGLLRSLADPESGLRRRGVEALVEIGERLTTDAALQRRVDTWVTDAAVFLVDRYRHDIASIITDTVERWDPAETTEKIELMVGRDLQYIRLNGTIVGALAGLAIFSIAHALLG, encoded by the coding sequence ATGTCGCCGACGCCGACCCGCCTCCTGAGCCCCGCCGACCAGGAGCGCCGCCAGGCCCTGCGCGCGATGAAGGGCGTGGCGCTCGGGGCGCTCGTCTTCATGGCCGTGCTGTTCGCCTTCTCGTTCGCGTTCCAGCAGGACGTGCCGGCCCTCGCCTACGTGCGCGCCGCCGCCGAGGGCGGCATGGTCGGCGCGCTCGCCGACTGGTTCGCGGTCACGGCGCTGTTCCGGCATCCGCTGGGCATACCGATCCCGCACACCGCGATCATCCCGAGTCGCAAGGACGAGATCGGCCGTACCCTCGGAGAGTTCGTCGAGACCGAGTTCCTGCGCGCCGACGTCGTGCGCACGAAGCTCGACCAGACCGCGATCGCCGCCCGCCTCGGCGAATGGCTGAGCGCACCGGTGCATGCCGAGCGGGTCGCGGCCGAGGCTTCCGTGATGGCGGGAAGCGTGCTGCGGGCTCTCAGCGACGACGACGTCCGCGACGTGATCGAGGAGCTCGCCCGTGAGCACCTCATCGCACCGGAGTGGGGTCCCCCCCTCGGCGAATGGCTGGAGCGCATCATCGACGCCGGCGCGCACCACGGCGCGGTCGACCTCGCCGCCGACACCATAGGCGCCTGGCTCGCCGCCAACAAGTCCTCGTTCACCGGGGTGGTCTCGCGCCGGCTGCCCGCGTGGGTGCCGTCGGTCGCACATCGTTTCGTGGACGACACCGTGTACAACGAGGCCGTCAAGTTCGTCGCGGCGGTGAAGGCCGACCCGCGGCACCCTGCCCGCGTCGCGATCGACGGGTACCTCGGGCGCCTCGCCGGCAATCTGCAGCACGACCCCGCGACGATCGGGCGCTTCGAGGACGCGAAGCTCGCCGTGTTCGACAGCCCCCGTGTGCGCGAGCTCGCCGGAGAGGCGTGGAGGACGGCGAAGACCGGACTGCTGCGCTCCCTCGCCGACCCCGAGAGCGGCCTGCGGCGACGGGGTGTCGAGGCCCTCGTCGAGATCGGCGAGCGATTGACGACGGATGCTGCGCTCCAGCGCCGCGTCGACACCTGGGTGACCGACGCGGCCGTGTTCCTCGTCGACCGCTATCGCCACGACATCGCCTCGATCATCACCGACACGGTCGAACGATGGGACCCCGCCGAGACGACGGAGAAGATCGAGCTCATGGTCGGCCGCGACCTGCAGTACATCCGGCTCAACGGCACGATCGTCGGAGCGCTCGCGGGGCTCGCGATCTTCTCCATCGCGCACGCGCTGCTCGGGTGA
- a CDS encoding gamma-glutamylcyclotransferase family protein, giving the protein MSADESTQYLFSYGTLQNADVQLDTFGRLIESVPDALPGYTVDYAEIEDTRVVDLSGLSVHPIVRETGNPLDKVVGRALLVTEDELDAADEYEVALYRRCAVVLASGRSAWVYVAA; this is encoded by the coding sequence GTGTCCGCGGATGAGTCCACCCAGTACCTCTTCAGCTACGGCACCCTGCAGAACGCCGACGTGCAGCTCGACACGTTCGGGCGGCTGATCGAGAGCGTGCCTGACGCGCTGCCCGGCTACACCGTCGACTACGCCGAGATCGAGGACACGCGGGTCGTCGACCTGTCGGGCCTCTCGGTGCACCCGATCGTGCGCGAGACCGGGAACCCCCTCGACAAAGTCGTGGGCAGGGCGCTGCTGGTGACCGAGGACGAGCTCGACGCGGCCGACGAGTACGAGGTGGCACTGTATCGGCGCTGCGCGGTGGTGCTCGCGAGCGGTCGCTCCGCGTGGGTCTACGTCGCGGCGTGA